In Flavobacterium piscisymbiosum, the sequence AGAACATAAGCCATTATCTTCTTACTTTAAATTATGTTTTCCTCTATATAAAATAAACAAATAATCCATTATCTTTGATAGAGAACTAAAGAAAATTAAACATTGTAAACAGTAATTTATTTACCCGTTATCAATGCATTGATTCAATAAAACTTAAGAACCAAATCTAACGAAATCTTAAGTTTTAAAATGATTTTTAAAAACAAATATTATGGAGAATTTAAAGAAAGCCTATATAGCCGGAGGATGTTTTTGGGGCATGGAAGACCTTTTTCGTGTTCGTCCAGGTGTAATCGACACTGAAGTGGGTTACATTGGTGGGGAAAATGATAATCCCACTTATCAAAATCATCCCGGACATGCAGAAGGAATGGAGATTACGTATGATGCCAATACAACATCTTTTAAAGAATTGTTAGATTACTTTTTCAGAATGCATGATCCAACAACAGTAGACAGGCAGGGTAATGACAAAGGATCAAGTTACAGGTCGGCTATATTTATTCAGAATGAAGAAGAGGAAGAGGCTGCAAAAGAAGTAATTCAGCTTGTTGATGATTCTAAAAAATGGCCGGGAAAAGTGGTTACGACATTGGAACCTATTAGTAAATTTTGGGTAGCCGAAGATTATCATCAGGATTATCTGGTCAAAAAGCCAAATGGGTATACTTGTCATTTTGAACGATTTAATACTTCATTTTTATAAGTGTTATGATGATTTGTTTCGATCATTAAAATATACAAACCTCTAGAGTCATTGATTTTAGAGGTTTTTTTATGCTAAAGTTTTAATAATCTTATCTCATATAGGATCAACACTAAATGTTGTGGAAAATATAAAAAAATTAAACATATTAATTATTTTTCACCACAGAGAATTCAAAGATTATTATTTAAGGATACTTCCAAAAACACAAAGTTCACAAACCTTTGTATTGGCTTAGCTTTGTGAACTTTGTGTTTTTTTATAAAAGATAAGATAAAAAAACTTAGCGTTCTCTGTGGTAATTTTTTTCTCTCCACAGATTTTTGAAGTGGTCCCTAAAACACTAGTTCAATTGATATCAGAATGATAAAAGCATATCATTTTGATAGGAAGATTATTAGATTAAAGTTTTATGTTTTGCGCTTAAGTTGTTGATATATTGGTTTTAATAATTGAAATAAATAGATTTTAGAGAATTGGTATATTAATTGGAAATTCTGTTTTGTATTTCCAAATGCATAATAGATTGTAGTATTAATAAAATAGGGAATACATCAAACTACATATGAAAACCCTACAACGTACCATAGATTTTTTCGGCAAAGATTTTCCAGAACCTGATCCGTTCCCCAACAAACAAATTGTATTACACAATAGTCAGATTGCAGAAGAAATACCAAATTTTACGGTTGAAGTCGCCAGCGCCAAACATGTTTTTTGGACAAAAGAAATTTGCGACGTCACGCTATCATCTGCCATAGCCCGTGGAACTGGTATTTCGGGACGTTCTCCTGAATTGCTGGAATCAAAAATAAAAAAAGGCGAAGCTATTATCGCTTTTACATCAGAGGGAAAATGGGCAGGATTCTCTTTTATATCTTCCTGGGAAGATGGACGATATGTTTCTAATTCCGGATTAATTGTAGCGCCTGAATTCAGACACACAGGTTTAGCAAAAACGATTAAAAGAAAAATCTTCGAATTGAGCCGTCAAAAATATCCTGATGCAAAAATATTCAGTCTGACAACTGGTTTGGCCGTAATGAAAATGAATCATGAATTGGGTTTTGAACCCGTCACGTATTCAGAATTAACTACCGATGAGGTTTTCTGGGAGAATTGTAAATCCTGTGTCAATTGCCCCATATTACTGAGTAAAGAAAGAAAAAACTGTTTGTGTACAGCCATGCTTTACGATCCTAAACACAACGAATCCTTAAATATTAAATAAAAAAAATCAAATCATTTTGAAAATATAGAAGTAAATAATACCCGATATTTGCAACATAAAAAATACTTCAATTTTTATGATAAAGATTAACGAAAAACATACATACCCATTCAAAGATGTGCTTTTTACATTTGCCCTGGCTTCTGAAGCAGCCGAAGTGTTTAAAGATCATACTGCACTTATTACAGGAATTGGAAAGGTCAATGCTGCCTACGAATTAACCAAAGCGATACAATTAAAAAGACCTTCGGTAATTGTAAATCTGGGTTCGGCGGGAAGTACTCATTTTAAGAAAGGTGATGTAGTTTGCTGTACAAAATTTGTTCAAAGAGATATGGATGTTAGAGGACTTGGTTTTGCTCTGTACGAAACACCTTTGTCCGGTTTGTCGCCAGTTTTAGAATATGGTCTGGAAATGAACGGACTGCCTTTAGGTATTTGCGGTACAGGAGATAGTTTCGAAATGCAGCATTCTGAAACGATCTATGATGTAGTAGATATGGAATCTTACGCCTTGGCTATGATTGCTATGAAAGAAAACATTCCGTTTTTGTGTTTAAAATATATTTCTGATGGTGCCGATGATAATGCAGCTGAAGACTGGAGTGTTCAGGTTCATAAGGCGGCTGTTGCGTATGGCAGTATTTTAAAATTGAATATAAACGAAACTTCGGTTAATTCTTAGAGGATAACGAATAAGATTTTTTCTCTCGCAGATTCGGCAGATTATTCTTTGCCAGACTTTATCAAAAAAATCTGCCGAATCTGCTAAATCTGCGAGAGTTTTATCAGCGTATTTTTCAAATTATTATAATTTCAAAATATTACTTTTTGATAAAAAAAGGCTGCCTGAATAGATTTCAGACAGCCTCTTATAACTGCAGTTTTTATGTACTAATTCAAAAGTTTACGACCAATTAGTTGCTTTAAGATTAGTTTATTCCTCCTCCTAAAGCTTTGTACAATAAAACCTGTGACTCTGCATTTTTTAATTGAATGTCAACAAAATCCAGTTCGGCCTGCAGTTTGTTTTTTTGCGCATTTATAATTTCCAGATAATTGGCATAACCGCTCAAATACAAATCATTCGAAACGTTTACGGCAATTTCGAGATGCTCAATTTCCTTCGATTTGTATTTTAAAACACCAACAA encodes:
- the msrA gene encoding peptide-methionine (S)-S-oxide reductase MsrA, whose translation is MENLKKAYIAGGCFWGMEDLFRVRPGVIDTEVGYIGGENDNPTYQNHPGHAEGMEITYDANTTSFKELLDYFFRMHDPTTVDRQGNDKGSSYRSAIFIQNEEEEEAAKEVIQLVDDSKKWPGKVVTTLEPISKFWVAEDYHQDYLVKKPNGYTCHFERFNTSFL
- a CDS encoding GNAT family N-acetyltransferase yields the protein MKTLQRTIDFFGKDFPEPDPFPNKQIVLHNSQIAEEIPNFTVEVASAKHVFWTKEICDVTLSSAIARGTGISGRSPELLESKIKKGEAIIAFTSEGKWAGFSFISSWEDGRYVSNSGLIVAPEFRHTGLAKTIKRKIFELSRQKYPDAKIFSLTTGLAVMKMNHELGFEPVTYSELTTDEVFWENCKSCVNCPILLSKERKNCLCTAMLYDPKHNESLNIK
- a CDS encoding 5'-methylthioadenosine/S-adenosylhomocysteine nucleosidase gives rise to the protein MIKINEKHTYPFKDVLFTFALASEAAEVFKDHTALITGIGKVNAAYELTKAIQLKRPSVIVNLGSAGSTHFKKGDVVCCTKFVQRDMDVRGLGFALYETPLSGLSPVLEYGLEMNGLPLGICGTGDSFEMQHSETIYDVVDMESYALAMIAMKENIPFLCLKYISDGADDNAAEDWSVQVHKAAVAYGSILKLNINETSVNS